The proteins below come from a single Alligator mississippiensis isolate rAllMis1 chromosome 2, rAllMis1, whole genome shotgun sequence genomic window:
- the LOC102571777 gene encoding olfactory receptor 1052-like: protein MDRDNQTTVTEFILLGLTDHPQLRVFLFVLFFMIYVTTLVGNFGMITVIRVNPQLHTPMYFFLSNLSILDLFYSSVSAPRLLIDFLMERKNISYGACIAQFYFFALLVATEAFLLAGMAYDRYVAIFNPLLYTVAMPRRVCIQLVAGSYIGGLTNSLVHTCGLLGLPFCGPNVIKHFFCDLPPLLELACSDTYKNETLLLVFSGAISAFSLSMIIISYLYILSAILRIRSAEGRHKAFSTCTSHLTAVSVFYGSITFSYLQPSSSYSLEQEKVSSVFYSLVVPMLNPLIYSLRNKEVKDTLRRSIAGKKIF from the coding sequence ATGGACCGGGACAATCAAACCACAGTAACAGAGTTCATCCTCCTGGGACTGACAGATCATCCACAGTTGCGGGTCTTCCTCTTTGTGCTGTTCTTTATGATCTATGTCACCACCCTGGTAGGGAATTTTGGGATGATCACAGTGATCAGAGTCAATCCCCAGCTTCACACTCCCATGTATTTTTTCCTTAGTAACTTGTCTATCCTTGATCTCTTCTACTCTTCAGTCTCTGCTCCCAGGTTACTGATTGATTTCTTAATGGAGAGAAAAAACATTTCTTATGGTGCATGTATTGCTCAGTTTTACTTTTTTGCTCTTTTAGTGGCCACAGAAGCATTTCTGCTGGCTGGGATGGCATATGATCGTTATGTAGCCATTTTTAATCCTCTGCTCTATACTGTTGCTATGCCCAGGAGAGTCTGTATACAGCTGGTTGCTGGATCCTACATTGGAGGGCTCACAAACTCACTGGTACACACTTGTGGATTACTGGGACTGCCATTCTGTGGGCCTAATGTCATCAAGCATTTCTTCTGTGATCTTCCTCCATTGCTGGAACTTGCCTGTTCTGACACCTACAAAAATGAGACTCTGCTCTTAGTCTTCTCTGGAGCTATATCTGCCTTCTCCCTCTCAATGATCATCATCTCTTATCTGTACATCCTGTCTGCCATCCTGAGGATCCGTTCTGCTGAGGGTAGGCATAAAGCCTTCTCCACTTGTACCTCCCATTTAACAGCTGTCAGTGTATTCTATGGGTCCATTACTTTTAGTTACCTTCAACCCAGTTCCAGCTACTCACTGGAGCAGGAAAAAGTCTCTTCTGTGTTTTATTCCCTTGTGGTCCCTATGCTGAACCccctcatctacagcctgaggaacaaagAGGTGAAGGATACCCTAAGAAGGTCAATagctgggaaaaaaatattttaa